A genomic window from Cucumis melo cultivar AY chromosome 8, USDA_Cmelo_AY_1.0, whole genome shotgun sequence includes:
- the LOC103497259 gene encoding uncharacterized protein LOC103497259 isoform X2: MILRKKGEEWEELLAVTEPMLRKGHGLLKKMRNTSLILKNMEPVVIGLLCLKKLAILPVVQKQHQLLVTLLLCNVVAMEALPIYLDKLFNQYVAIILSVTFILAFGEVCTIKSSRLHPQFRDSYNEHEKACI, encoded by the exons ATGATTTTGAGGAAAAAGGGGGAAGAATGGGAAGAGCTCCTTGCTGTGACAGAGCCAATGTTAAGAAAGGGCCATGGTCTCCTGAAGAAAATGCGAAACACAAGTCTTATATTGAAAAACATGGAACCGGTGGTAATTGGATTGCTTTGCCTCAAAAAATTG GCTATACTACCGGTGGTTCAAAAGCAGCATCAGCTTCTTGTTACGTTGCTATTATGCAATGTCGTTGCAATGGAG GCACTTCCTATATACTTGGATAAACTTTTTAATCAGTATGTTGCTATAATTCTCTCTGTGACATTTATATTGGCATTTGGAGAG GTGTGCACAATTAAAAGCTCTCGTCTCCATCCACAGTTTAGAG ACTCATACAACGAACACGAGAAAGCCTGCATTTAG
- the LOC103497259 gene encoding uncharacterized protein LOC103497259 isoform X1 yields the protein MILRKKGEEWEELLAVTEPMLRKGHGLLKKMRNTSLILKNMEPVVIGLLCLKKLEFRLYYRWFKSSISFLLRCYYAMSLQWRCAQLKALVSIHSLEVVEGPCDSVIIPDGAPLSAYQYFENTHTTNTRKPAFRWLEVRGKVKNESTLLPESRKRAFGTQFGPLYSNNSS from the exons ATGATTTTGAGGAAAAAGGGGGAAGAATGGGAAGAGCTCCTTGCTGTGACAGAGCCAATGTTAAGAAAGGGCCATGGTCTCCTGAAGAAAATGCGAAACACAAGTCTTATATTGAAAAACATGGAACCGGTGGTAATTGGATTGCTTTGCCTCAAAAAATTG GAATTTAGGCTATACTACCGGTGGTTCAAAAGCAGCATCAGCTTCTTGTTACGTTGCTATTATGCAATGTCGTTGCAATGGAG GTGTGCACAATTAAAAGCTCTCGTCTCCATCCACAGTTTAGAG GTTGTTGAAGGCCCATGTGATTCTGTAATTATTCCTGATGGGGCACCCTTATCTGCATACCAATACTTTGAGAAT ACTCATACAACGAACACGAGAAAGCCTGCATTTAGGTGGTTGGAAGTGAGGGGTAAAGTCAAAAATGAGTCAACCCTTCTTCCAGAGTCCAGAAAAAGGGCATTTGGAACTCAATTTGGACCCCTTTACTCCAATAACAGTAGCTAA
- the LOC103497259 gene encoding uncharacterized protein LOC103497259 isoform X3, translating into MILRKKGEEWEELLAVTEPMLRKGHGLLKKMRNTSLILKNMEPVVIGLLCLKKLAILPVVQKQHQLLVTLLLCNVVAMEALPIYLDKLFNQYVAIILSVTFILAFGEVCTIKSSRLHPQFRGC; encoded by the exons ATGATTTTGAGGAAAAAGGGGGAAGAATGGGAAGAGCTCCTTGCTGTGACAGAGCCAATGTTAAGAAAGGGCCATGGTCTCCTGAAGAAAATGCGAAACACAAGTCTTATATTGAAAAACATGGAACCGGTGGTAATTGGATTGCTTTGCCTCAAAAAATTG GCTATACTACCGGTGGTTCAAAAGCAGCATCAGCTTCTTGTTACGTTGCTATTATGCAATGTCGTTGCAATGGAG GCACTTCCTATATACTTGGATAAACTTTTTAATCAGTATGTTGCTATAATTCTCTCTGTGACATTTATATTGGCATTTGGAGAG GTGTGCACAATTAAAAGCTCTCGTCTCCATCCACAGTTTAGAG GTTGTTGA